The window TGCAAACTGATGTAAAAAGTCCAATAtcccaaaaatgtttttaatgcataaaactttgcataaaaacatgaatgctcTTTATCTTTGCTTCAGTACCAAAAATACTACAAAGTGCCTTCAGTTCCGTGAAGCTCCGAGTCAAAGGAGTGTATGCAGTCCGTACGGGTCAGCCGTGTTACATCATTTCTTTACTTTCTCGTCATTTTCGTACCATCTCTTTGCGCAACTCTGTCAAGTAGAAGTGATCCTTCCCATGTGCAACCTCCATTATGGCCATTGCCTgtgtacaaacaaacaaatacaattttacaGCATGCAAGAATGTACATCATTTCTAGGTCTGGTATATCGAACCTCACTACCTTTTTGATCCCAACTGAAATGTGTCTTCAGCATTTAAAGCATACAGCAGTATTGAAAACTGTCAAGTTCTAAAAGCTATCATCCAATGCTTGTTTATAGTTACCTGTTCCTTGATTAGACGGTTTCCTATTTAAATTTCAGACAGAATGTTATTACCAGCTGCTACAGCgaggctggtattgttttcaccttgtgagtctgtctgtggacagatttttgtGATAGTATCTCAACTGTGCAAGATGTATTTACGAGCCCCCCCCACTTTACACCCCTGGTGTGATTTGGCgttgcagctggtgtgatcccatcgcaagatggtctctagacGTTATTGAATGGCTGCTTGAGAAGAAGGCTTCATTTTTTGAATTAAAACATGGATTTTGTCGAAAAACAACTTCATTTTTCTCTAACTAAGGTGTCGGAAAAAGTTTAAGTATCGGTACCAAAACTTAATATTGTGAGATTTCAAATGATATCCAGTATTTACTGGTGTTCAATTAGTAAAAAAGTGCCTTATAGCTGCTATATTTGAGTATGAAAGTCTGATGTAAAAAGTCAGCAGGTCAAGTTACCTTCTTGAGAGCGTTGGCACCCACTGAAAGTCTGCCTAGGCCCATGTACAGTCTGCCCAACTTCAGGTACATGGAGGACACATTCAGAGAGTAGGGTGGATACAGCTTGCTGCATTGGAAAGAGAGCATACATACTgattacacttaaattgatttgatttactTTTGACACAAATTCACAGTTTTTCAGAAATTGATGGACTCGTAAACGACAGATTAACCGAGGCAGATCCTAACTTTTAGTTCCAGGTATGTGcaaattccaaaaaaaaaacaatccccACAATGCAATCTATATGCGGCTGTTACTTAGTTACATGTTGTCACAGTGAAAGAGGCGCTGTGACATGGTCTGCTGCCATATTTTCAGGGTTCACTGTTTCTCGTCACCTGTAATGTTTGATGATCTTCTCGCCGTATCTGATAGCTCCGTTTGGATCTTCCAAGTAGAGACAAACCCCCATGGCCTGGTACATCATGTGGAGCATGTAGACATTGGCGTCATCAAAGACGGCTCCCATCTCCTCCAGGCTCTGTTCACACATCTCCAGCAACTCACTGGCGGGTGCCACGGAGTCAAGGACTGCATCAACACAAGCtgagttttaaaggtgctaacagtgaaaacaaaggcaacactgctgacagagctaacagtgttaacctggggggcaaccggagggtgggtgctacgcttctgtgACATCGTTCGGACGACGGATgttacaaactgaaagtgaatgcatctgctccgtacggagtctcagcacagagtagcaggagtcagatttcacacacgggacgagagagtgGACAGACGAGACGATGGAGGAGattttggtgtcaaagcgaaaagcaaaagtgccttttggacaatatttctgatttaaacccaatgctataagggaaccataacgttaatgaggcaatcgccgtgtGGAGGACGTAGTGttcacgaacatgcactaaaagcgcATGCatccggcccggctatgtcaacaaaggatggagaagctctgattacaacacacacacacagggagagagacttcattctctgctcaggtagacattactcctctatatctttacatagatgTTATGTTAGACattgttgtttgctgctatattaatgctctggatttcgtatagagcacctttaagtgaaACGTCAAAGGGCCTCTAATGATGAATTGTACAAAAGAGACGCTGTTATTTAGTGACATTAAAGGATATTCTTTATGTGTTTGGAGGCCCGGAACTCTCCGATGGTTTTCTTGGCGTAGCGCACCATGTTGCTGATGACCTCTGGCTCTTTGGGGTCACTCTGCTTGCGTACTTTCAACTTTGCCTTGTCCTGGAGGTGAAGACAGAATACTGAGCAGGAAAGTCAACCAAACTGTGAAGTTTTGTTTCTAAATTTTACACATGAATTACAATGTCAATTGTATGAttgtttgattttgtgtttttttctcctcagcACTTCTTGTTGTGTCGTACCTTGGACTTGGTTTTACATTCCTTGCATTCACAGGTGAAATAATAGGACTCTCTCAGCCTGTTGTTGCGATCGTCTGTTGGATAGAGGACGTCTATGTAGCTGATGAGCACCTAGAGGTGGAAATAACAAACAGCACATGAGAATCCTAAATACAGGTAATGCACactctctttttaaaaaattttgCATCAAATTGTATGTCTCAATTTGCTGCCAGATAGATTCTAAACTGCAACTGAAAATAACCCCGCCGGCCTCTTTAATCAGCAGCTGCATCCCCCctttaaaccacacacacacacaatgttgtcttgacacactgacaagtaAACTGTCATTGACCTGGTACTATACACCACCAGCAGTGATGCTGAGGCCAAAGTCTTCCTTTTTACCTTTTAATCACACAGTCAAGTGTCCAAGGCTTTTCCATTTTTAAGCTACTGTCTCATCCATAATAAACTTTAATCCAAAACTATCAACCTATCAAGTTTGTTTCAagatttaaaggaataatttggCATCTTGAGAAAGAAATATGTTATGAGAAGATAGATACCGCTCTCAGATAGTGTCTATCTTCTTATCCAACTCTTGGCACGAAAGTGAATAAGCGCAttgccaaaatgttgaactattcctttaacctcAAGGTGGcacaaaacacaatcaaaaaGCAATGCCTAGCTAACACATCATTCAAATGTTATATCAATTCCTATATATTACTGGAAGATGAAAAGGAAGTATTGTGTCGtttaaacataaaacatttactGTTCTTTACTAGTTTAAAAGTAATTTAGTGAATTGAATCGagctcacagacagacacacgttTCACACATGGCTCTCTTCTTCACACACCAACCCATCCCCCTCTAATGGCAGCTGTCCCCTTTCCTCACCTCGTCCCCAGGCTTCATGTTCTGCACCGCCCGAACCTCCGCCGACGTCCCGTTATATGTGACTATGACGCTGGCGAGACAGCTGTGGTTTATCAGTGCCACACtatggagagacagacagaaacagatacAATGGATGAAGTAGTAGGAGCAGTGAGAAAAGTGCCAactcattattattaatgacaTTACAGTGacataactttattttaagTGGTATTAACACTACGCTACAACTGCACTTACAGAGAGGTCTTCAGTGTCCCTGAAATATATTAGCGACCTTGCTATTATGGCAGGCTGGAAATAGCATAAAAAAAGAGCTGAGAGGGCAAATTCTCCTTCACACAGACAGTTTTAAAACTTAACAGCCTCAGCTGACTTTACCACCAAATGAACAACTGGAGAAGAATAGTTGTCTTGATAGGAATTGACAATCTGGCCTCTTTGGATATCTGTTGCTCTGAATACTGACCTTTGAAACAATTACCGCTAAAAGTGGCATTCATGGAGTAATATGTCTGTCCTtctccagtttttttttcaagaacaatgggcctcatgcaggaacattttcatattcttatcttaattttttttttcgtacTGTGGGCTTTTACAAGTGTGCCACGTCAGATTCTAATAACTATAACTGTAAATTACCTGcgtaaacatgatgaatgccaCCTGTGTGTAAATGAGCGTGCATTCATAAGAAATGTAAAATAGGATAACGCCCCAATGATACTATATATGGCTACGCGCCCTGCCCCATTCATCTGtttctgccaatatatcagTACAGTGTCTAAAGACACGCTCTCTTCCAAGAGCCTGATGCGCATCCAAAAGAAGTAAGTCAGCCATGACGCGCCTGGTTACACTTCACGTTAACCTTATTATATAAAGAGACAAATTAACCTTCAATTAGTGCATAATTAAagttgttttgcagtttgagatGTTCATATTGATATTATAGTGTTCTACAATAGCATCAATGCCCAATTTAAGTTAATGATGATATCGTTAGgctatatgaatacatttataattatatCATAATTCCAATTGCagagtcaaacaggataatgtcaacataattatgatgtgttatttatataggatttaattttttaatttttaattgtttttatatttgtaatgaAATATTCAATCCATTAGTGAAAAACTAGTAGATTAGTTGCACATGACTCATAAATGTGTTCGTACCTTagagaaaaatctgaaaaagagaaaattgtTGAATGCAACAAGTTCTCCTAAATCACTTATACAAGCCACTTAAGAACGCATCTGTTCGTACGagtggttcttgcatgaggcccaatgacTGGAGTCCAAATCAAATGACCAATGtcccaaaataaaatgaaggaaCTAACACATATCCAAAGAAGCCactgagagaaaaacacattgagAGACACAAAAGAAGCTGTGTAAGGAGGGGAGAATGTACTGTGTAATATACTGTACCTTTACATGCGTAGTTGAAACAGTACAGAATGAAAATGTGCTCGTATGCATGTGAGTTTTCCTTCTTACTCTGGGTAGACTGCAGTACCCATGTGGGACAGTTCATCGTCCTCTATAGTGAAACCATTACAGGCAACCTGTTGATGGACAAGAGAATTGTTAGTATTACAAAATGTATGCTTACTTGATAAGGACATCAAAAAAGAGAGCAAGAATCTATAGATATTATTATCTCCAGgcatttatacagtatgtgtgtgtgtagtaccTGGGAGAAGAGTGTGAGAAGGTCTTTATGGCCGGGCAACTCCAAATGTTTGGAGAAAAAACGATGCAGTCCAGCAACATCTGTCTCGTCCATCTCTCTTTTCTCATTATTTACATCCTCCACATCTGTTACAGGAAGAAGGATAGAcctttttattgttaaaatgtgtactttttaAACTTGTATTTACCCAGGGTAGCATGCATACTCTTTAGCATAATTTATTTGAGACTATGATTGCCTTTAATATATGAAACACTAGTTTTTTCCACccagacacagagacacgcaAGATCGAagccacacacaaacatgggCACACTGAGAAAACTGTTATTAACAGCTAACATCGCCATGCTGTTCTTCACAGTATTACTAGTTACAGAGTATCATACTGCAATTAAGTAATATTTGCAAATACTAGCTGttgcagaaccagagatattgtCTCTTTTATTCCACGCTtacttcttccttgtcaaaacctggtgcctacattacccacaatgcaacttgaccACCAACGGTTTGGTCAGAGATTTGAAAGACAGAGGCAGAGATTAATGTAGCCTCGAGTAGCCTCAGGCagaaatgaggagcgggctacagagctcacttctttctaatgCCACACCTCCaaattcttttcattttcagacCACCTTATtcgactgttgtcaggccattaaataggcgttatcgctcgctataagcaccataaatgtgggtcattatgagcctactacacctacttctttgtaaaagtgaaagcgaaacttaaaagcaacacgttctaacatttaaaaattgcatgaaacgttacgttttgaacactaACAAAgcggcttctttaggtttaggcaacaaaaccatttggttaagtttaggagaaaaacatgttttggcttaaaataactgtttcaaaagtgaaagcgaaactcaatgcttgtgaacacaaaaacaactacacattgttggcgTTGCCTCCTGGGGGAAATCCCTGTTTTGTAATTACTACGGCCGCAaaaggtcgctgtcgtgttcttttattccttcttttggtgatcgactatgtgaatagatgataaaaacctactagtgggtgtagtaggcccctattgacccacatctatggtgcatGTAGCGACcaataacacctatttaatggcctgataacagtctaatcggctgttcagacttgtagtcttcagcccAAACTGacactgactcaagtgacatcacttgaggcagtTTATCAGATATCACGCAGCTCcttctggagccacaaaaggctttatacaaccTTTTTTCACATGTGCAGTAGCACTCCCCCAACACATGTGAACAGACTTTGATGTTTAAATCAGTGGAGTTCCCCTTCAACAGCCTAGACTTTGATTTCTGTGCCGCAAACAACATATACGTTTATACATGCAATATTCTATTCTAACGTCAGGAAATATTAGTTaatacttttttatgattttgaactGAACCTCAACTATGAATTTTACTAATACGACTAACTCGATCAAACAAGACTTTGActtacagacacacatgcagtcagcactgtgtgtgttagTCTAAAGTGCCCCTGCTTCCCATTCAAGTTGTTACACATGTTACGTTGTGTAATGGCCATTCGACCCACATCTATAGGATATATATAGATGTAGCCATGGGTGTTTCTCTCAGTCTAATCTGAATGGGTTGTGCTTTTTTTAAGAGGGATATCTAGTGACACTTAGGACTGAAGTACAAACTCAAACTCTCTGAACACTTTATATTGAATCCGACACTTTCCAGGAGGGTTCATAAGGGTTGTCCCCAAAGAGCaatcaaagtaaaaaataatgcatGTGTGTTAAAGGAGCAATTACTCACGTGATTGCATCTCTTCTATGAGCAAGATCTTCTCAGAAACACATCTTTCTTTCTGCGTTTTCTGTGGAAAACAAGCACAATTAACAGAAAAGACCTCAGTGAACTACAGTCCAAAATGACGTGTTGTCTTTTATTAACTGTCCAACCTTCTTGGCAAGGATCCTGGCCACTAGACGAGATATCTCTGACGGGCACCAGTTCTCTCCGAACGCAGTCATGGCCGAGCACTCCAGCTTGTGCATGGCCCAGTCCGCTTTctacgcacaaacacacatacatttaacAACAGCACACAAAAGAGCAACCCTGTAGTTTGAAGCTGATTCAATTGTGAACATCTACGGTATAGAGTCAACTACAAATGTACGGTTTAGTTCCCACCACAACAAAAGGCCTAACAGTTGGCATATATGGCCCCTGAGCTACACTACCAGCTGAAGCATTAAGCGGCATGCTGGGATGTCACTCCAGACTGTGTTGACCTAATGTTACCCTCAACCCCATTACCCCTCCACATGCAGACAGACCCCTTCATTGACTGCTCAGTCCCTCCCTCTGATTTAGTTCATCATTATCCATGGCGTTGTTATGCTCTTTTTCACACCAGAAAACTAAATTATAGGATGGATGAACACAACCAGAACATACTGTCGCCTAAAACACAAGAGTTCATCCTCTCTCCAGTGACTATTTTAGGTCATCTCAGACTCAGCTTTGCAGGCTCAGCTCTACATTATCAGACTTAACTCAACGTTAAATAGCCAAAACTGCACTTGAACTGTTATGGACTTTAAATTTAGCCTGTTGGTTACACAGGATGCAAAGTCAGAGATCACCCAAATCATTCGGATTCATCCTCTATTTCatgtcaatccatccaatagatgAGATATTGCACCCCTGATATAAACGTCAGGACCGTCCACAAGCAAATATTATCATTCCTGTTGTAAAGGAATTGCACAATAGTTTGGAGCTCTTATACGCTACAATATAGGATCCATTATCTTACACAGGAATCATTACATTACAGTCATTCTGTCCCTACTCCAAATGTTTCCTACCTGGCATTTCACATTGCAGTAGAAGGCTTTCTTGCACTTCCCACATCTTGCCAAGCCCTCTTTCCtatttatgacaaaaaaaacagggtGTTTTAGCTTATAGATAGCAAACAGCATACGATtcaaaagttactcaaagatcctCATACTTCCTTATATAATTTACTTtcccagacacacaaacaaacaacactcAAACGGTAGACATCAGAGCTCAGTGGATATCAACCTGCATACAAAAGATGGCTCTGCAGGTATCAGACTTCaatgttgtgaattaatctGTATGTGAGTATCTACTTTTATGTAGCTGCTtgagtgtgtaagtgtgtgtgtggacatttAAACATCCTGCTCCATTAGTTTGAGACAAGAAGCAGCAGTTGCTGATGGCCCGTCGTAACTGATAGCAATGAAGAGCTttaaaacattctgtgggtATTAATAGAGCTGACCTTATGACGGACCAGCTGTCTCTCCACCGCATTGAAAACTAAAGCAAAAGTCCACCCATTTAATTTTAAGGCTTGCTGTCGGTAGTCAGGCCAAGTCGAACAAGCTGCGTAATGGTCGGTGAACATGACTGGCTAAAGCTGGGAACGCACTACAGTTTCACGCTGATAACTTAACTGATACTTTAACACCAATGAcccgtgacttcacttggatttgagccttttgacttgaaaatacttgacaccttccccaaagcccaaagattacaaagtatgttatttaaaagtGTGCGACAAATTCATTAATTTCCTGAATCGAGTAACGTTCCCAGCAAGTCCACACCTAATCTCCCAGATTCACTTTGTTAGAACCAATCTGACATCGgagaaccatgaagaactaacgttacgttaccGAGCGCCAGTTGGAAAAAATGATACCAAAGATAATTTCGTTCGTGTACAAAAACTATGCGGCGGTCACCAAAAAATGAAATCATGGGTCGATGATTACAGACGGAGATGCAAATGGCATTACAACTGGCGAAGAGCGTATTATGGCTGGTTTAGAATTCGAAagtcaaagtttaggacttcgGCCTTAATTTAGGACTTGAgttcaaagacttgagacttatttgacttgcaaaacaacGATTGGTCCCACCTTTGGATGTCTATAACTGTATCTGCAAAAGTCCTCTAGGCTTGTGGCTCCCTTTAAAGAAATGCTGTCTTTTCTAATTTACAGCATATTG is drawn from Sebastes umbrosus isolate fSebUmb1 chromosome 18, fSebUmb1.pri, whole genome shotgun sequence and contains these coding sequences:
- the LOC119477286 gene encoding N-lysine methyltransferase SMYD2-like, giving the protein MTGSIAGLERFDSPGKGRGLRVTRPFKVGELLFSSPAHSFVLSVKERGCYCEFCFTRKEGLARCGKCKKAFYCNVKCQKADWAMHKLECSAMTAFGENWCPSEISRLVARILAKKKTQKERCVSEKILLIEEMQSHVEDVNNEKREMDETDVAGLHRFFSKHLELPGHKDLLTLFSQVACNGFTIEDDELSHMGTAVYPDVALINHSCLASVIVTYNGTSAEVRAVQNMKPGDEVLISYIDVLYPTDDRNNRLRESYYFTCECKECKTKSKDKAKLKVRKQSDPKEPEVISNMVRYAKKTIGEFRASKHIKTASELLEMCEQSLEEMGAVFDDANVYMLHMMYQAMGVCLYLEDPNGAIRYGEKIIKHYSKLYPPYSLNVSSMYLKLGRLYMGLGRLSVGANALKKAMAIMEVAHGKDHFYLTELRKEMVRK